One Paroedura picta isolate Pp20150507F chromosome 16, Ppicta_v3.0, whole genome shotgun sequence genomic region harbors:
- the LOC143826643 gene encoding serine protease 55-like: protein MAPVVLLGLLVFAPGMGALAPACGFRPEFDGPLASPMAGGRVVGGTMAQPGEWPWVVSIQTTTYHFCGGSIIHPWWVLSAAHCFQDAVRNQNIKVAAGSNFLGRNNVTRWVRRVFSHPLYHPKTFDNDLALLLLQEPIPYSLYHSAICLPDSTIVPDDDMWETCFVAGWGLTKAGTNKASYALLKAQLGMVDWPLCKRWLPSLTRNMVCAGFEAGGRDACQGDSGGPLMCHPPGAGTPPVWYEVGVVSWGRGCGEARSPGVYARVSNFKSWLEATSSQAGRPLLVPQTPLSHVAMHGTPQFFDPWPEGGGRRLRAALGLPWSLALGQLLF from the exons ATGGCCCCTGTGGTGCTCCTGGGCCTCCTGGTCTTTGCTCCAGGGATGGGGGCACTGGCACCAG CCTGCGGCTTTCGGCCAGAGTTTGATGGGCCCCTGGCATCGCCCATGGCTGGGGGCCGCGTCGTCGGGGGCACCATGGCTCAGCCTGGGGAATGGCCGTGGGTGGTCAGCATCCAGACCACGACATACCACTTCTGCGGTGGGTCCATTATTCACCCCTGGTGGGTGCTGTCGGCAGCTCACTGCTTCCAGGATGCAGTCag GAACCAGAACATCAAGGTGGCGGCTGGCAGCAACTTCTTGGGCCGTAACAACGTCACCCGCTGGGTGCGCAGGGTCTTCTCCCACCCGCTGTACCACCCAAAGACCTTCGACAACGACCTGGCcctcctcctgctgcaagagCCCATCCCGTACAGCCTCTACCACAGCGCCATCTGCCTGCCGGACAGCACCATAGTCCCCGACGACGACATGTGGGAGACCTGCTTTGTGGCTGGCTGGGGGCTCACCAAAGCCG ggACCAACAAAGCCTCATATGCGTTGCTGAaggcccagctgggaatggtcGACTGGCCGCTGTGCAAGAGATGGCTGCCTTCCCTGACCAGGAACATGGTGTGCGCTGGATTCGAGGCAGGGGGCCGGGACGCCTGCCAG GGAGACAGCGGTGGACCACTCATGTGCCACCCCCCTGGTGCCGGCACCCCTCCCGTCTGGTATGAAGTCGGGGTGGTCAGCTGGGGCCGAGGCTGCGGAGAAGCCCGGAGCCCCGGGGTCTACGCTCGCGTGTCCAACTTCAAGTCCTGGCTGGAAGCCACTTCGTCCCAGGCTGGCCGGCCTCTCTTGGTGCCTCAGACCCCCCTCAGCCATGTCGCCATGCACGGAACCCCACAGTTCTTTGACCCATGGCCTGAGGGGGGCGGCAGAAGGCTGCGGGCTGCTCTAGGCCTCCCCTGGTCTCTGGCCCTGGGGCAGCTGCTGTTCTGA